The following coding sequences are from one Dreissena polymorpha isolate Duluth1 chromosome 8, UMN_Dpol_1.0, whole genome shotgun sequence window:
- the LOC127841755 gene encoding probable G-protein coupled receptor 21 isoform X1: MYGVMNQSMNCDGNTYVPTSADKLKCSIIVIVMILIVAGNVCCLVVFNHPDSRKLFMKRVRYIMTSMCCTDLGIGALVCPSTIYPALYHCWPPGNTICQIEALLISALFHESTLNMVVIAIDRYCVVHFRWYNTYMNSRRFLLVILATWVIVFSCYALVIFVWKQYYYDEFGINCEPFYENATVTLTVLSIFYFLPTVIFVFCYVSIFVTANRRKVFTVSSDEKYGRMVNANIRTSKYLAAITAGFFLAITPWTLMTLIIVAAKINIDHDIDYAITWLALSNSFWNCLIYGVMNRKFRRAALRVFLGRLMKSLNVWSTEKSVDKSTDDFEEGNSSTYSKYKRRTMNKKTCIQGVGSKASTSPMHSSLPSPSTTPLVQRKAMDDQPKRMDNKSLVLSIRHVNTNSTETTVM, encoded by the exons ATGTATGGAGTAATGAACCAGTCAATGAACTGCGATGGGAACACATATGTTCCCACATCAGCAGACAAACTAAAGTGCTCAATCATCGTTATAGTCATGATACTGATTGTAGCCGGAAACGTCTGCTGCCTGGTAGTTTTCAACCACCCAGACAGCCGAAAGCTGTTCATGAAGCGCGTACGCTACATAATGACGTCAATGTGTTGCACGGACCTCGGTATCGGAGCGCTGGTGTGTCCCTCCACCATCTATCCTGCGCTGTACCATTGTTGGCCGCCAGGGAACACTATCTGCCAGATCGAAGCGCTGCTCATATCCGCTCTCTTCCACGAGTCGACCTTGAACATGGTCGTCATCGCCATCGACCGCTACTGCGTCGTCCATTTCCGTTGGTACAACACGTACATGAACTCTCGCCGCTTCCTCTTGGTCATCCTCGCGACCTGGGTCATCGTGTTTAGCTGCTATGCACTGGTCATTTTTGTCTGGAAGCAGTATTACTACGACGAGTTCGGCATAAACTGCGAGCCATTCTACGAGAACGCGACGGTGACGCTGACCGTGCTGAGCATCTTCTACTTCCTGCCCACAGTCATATTTGTCTTCTGCTATGTGTCCATCTTTGTGACCGCAAACAGGAGAAAGGTTTTCACTGTCTCGTCTGATGAAAAG TATGGGCGGATGGTCAACGCCAACATCAGGACGTCCAAATACTTAGCGGCCATCACGGCCGGCTTCTTCCTGGCGATAACCCCGTGGACGCTTATGACGCTAATCATAGTGGCCGCTAAAATCAACATCGACCACGACATTGACTACGCGATCACTTGGCTCGCGCTTAGCAACAGCTTCTGGAACTGTCTTATATACGGCGTCATGAACAGGAAGTTCAGGCGAGCAGCATTGCGGGTGTTCCTGGGGCGGTTGATGAAGTCTCTGAACGTTTGGTCGACGGAAAAGTCGGTGGACAAGTCCACAGACGACTTTGAAGAGGGTAACTCCTCTACGTATTCTAAGTATAAACGCCGGACAATGAACAAGAAGACTTGCATACAAGGTGTAGGAAGCAAGGCTAGCACCAGCCCTATGCACTCCTCGTTGCCGTCGCCTTCAACTACGCCGCTTGTTCAGCGAAAGGCGATGGACGACCAACCGAAACGCATGGATAATAAATCACTTGTTTTGAGCATAAGACATGTGAATACAAACTCCACAGAGACAACGGTCATGTAG